One Salvia splendens isolate huo1 chromosome 12, SspV2, whole genome shotgun sequence genomic window carries:
- the LOC121757470 gene encoding uncharacterized protein LOC121757470 has translation MTSGSGACGSGGDVDARRRINEELRAYTSAEINRLIQEHLQQSVVPRPIHHRALAPRDHVIAHQRLFDDYFAEQQRFGENFFRRRFRMHQPLFMSIMNALERRYKYFRFREDASGRPGYTPIQKCTAAIRQLAHGGVADMFNEYLNIGETTARECVRYFCTGVIHIFGDRYLRKSIPEHCQALMDMHGFTTC, from the coding sequence ATGactagtggtagtggtgcgtgtggtagtggtggggatgttGACGCAAGGCGGCGAATTAACGAAGAGTTGCGGGCCTATACGTCTGCGGAGATAAATCGGTTGATACAAGAGCACTTGCAGCAGTCGGTGGTACCTCGCCCCATCCATCATCGAGCTTTAGCACCCCGGGACCACGTCATTGCCCACCAACGGTTGTTTGACGACTACTTCGCTGAGCAGCAGCGGTTTGGGGAGAActttttcaggcggcgttttaggatgcaccAGCCGCTATTTATGAGTATAATgaacgctttagagcgtcgatacaaGTATTTCAGGTTCAGGGAGGATGCGAGTGGTAGACCCGGTTACACGcctatacagaagtgcactgccgcaatcaggcagttggcccacGGAGGCGTGGCCGACATGTTCAACGAGTACCTcaacatcggcgagacgactgcccgcgagtgTGTGCGGTATTTTTGTACGGGCGTCATTCatatattcggggataggtatcttcgaaAGTCTATCCCCGAACACTGCCAGGCTTTGATGGATATGCATGGGTTTACGacatgttag
- the LOC121757471 gene encoding uncharacterized protein LOC121757471, which produces MCHLPVGIEHKAYWIVREMNMKPQDCEEERKLQLQELEELRLESYDAAMWYKEKTKLWHDKNLRVKELQVGQKVPLFQSRLKLMPGKLKYKWTGPYTIVSLRANGAVEIQGCTPNSIPFLVNGHRVKRFRDSSELCVVEEVPLHMLPTIA; this is translated from the coding sequence atgtgccatcttCCGGTTGGGATAGAACACAAGGCTTATTGGATAGTTAGAGAGATGAACATGAAGCCTCAGgactgtgaagaggaaaggaagctgcaactgcaagAGTTGGAGGAGTTAAGACTCGAATCCTACGATgctgcaatgtggtacaaagaaaaaacCAAGTTGTGGCACGATAAAAACCTCCGGGTGAAGGAACTGCAGGTTGGACAGAAAGTACCCCTCTTCCAGTCAAGGCTGAAGCTGATGCCCGGAAAGCTGAAGTATAAGTGGACCGGACCATACACCATTGTGAGCCTCAGAGCTAATGGAGCTGTGGAGATTCAAGGATGTACTCCTAACTCTATCCCTTTTCTAGTTAATGGTCATAGAGTCAAGCGGTTTAGGGATAGTTCGGAGCTGTGTGTGGTGGAAGAAGTTCCACTGCACATGCTCCCCACTATAGCCTAG